The following proteins come from a genomic window of Maniola hyperantus chromosome 8, iAphHyp1.2, whole genome shotgun sequence:
- the Mdh1 gene encoding malate dehydrogenase, cytoplasmic isoform X2, translating to MAAPIKVVVTGAAGQIAYSLLYQVASGAVFGPDQPVFLHLLDIAPMMGVLEGVVMELADCALPLLAGVLPTANPEEAFKDVAAAFLVGAMPRREGMERKDLLSANVRIFKEQGQALDKVARKDVKVLVVGNPANTNALICSKYAPSIPKENFTAMTRLDQNRAQSQLAAKIGVPVQDVKNVIIWGNHSSTQFPDASNAVVKVGGAEKPVPAAVNDDNYLKTTFVSTVQKRGAAVIAARKMSSALSAAKAASDHMRDWFLGSGDRWVSMGVISDGSYGTPRDVVYSFPVTTSNGRWKIVEGLTISDFAREKLDLTGKELVEEKQDALDVCKD from the exons ATG gcTGCACCAATCAAAGTTGTTGTTACgggagctgcaggtcaaatagCCTACTCCCTCCTGTACCAGGTTGCTTCTGGTGCTGTATTCGGCCCGGACCAGCCTGTATTCCTCCACCTTCTTGATATTGCTCCCATGATGGGAGTTTTAGAAGGTGTTGTTATGGAACTCGCAGACTGTGCCTTACCACTTCTTGCCGGTGTCCTACCTACTGCTAACCCTGAGGAAGCATTTAAGGATGTAGCTGCTGCTTTCCTTGTTGGTGCCATGCCAAGACGGGAAGGTATGGAGAGGAAGGACCTCCTCTCTGCCAATGTTCGCATTTTCAAAGAGCAAGGTCAGGCTCTAGACAAAGTTGCCCGTAAGGATGTAAAAGTCCTGGTGGTCGGTAACCCTGCTAACACAAATGCTTTAATCTGCTCTAAATATGCACCATCCATCCCTAAAGAAAACTTCACAGCCATGACCCGTCTCGATCAGAACCGTGCCCAATCTCAGCTTGCTGCAAAAATTGGTGTTCCTGTCCAGGATGTCAAGAATGTAATTATTTGGGGAAACCACTCATCCACACAGTTCCCTGATGCATCGAATGCTGTAGTTAAAGTTGGTGGTGCAGAGAAGCCTGTCCCAGCAGCTGTAAATGACGATAACTACTTGAAGACTACCTTCGTTTCAACTGTACAGAAGCGAGGTGCTGCCGTTATAGCTGCAAGGAAAATGTCATCTGCATTGTCAGCTGCCAAAGCGGCTTCTGACCATATGAGGGATTGGTTCCTGGGATCTGGTGATCGTTGGGTTAGCATGGGGGTCATTTCTGATGGATCATATGGAACACCCAGAGATGTTGTGTACTCATTCCCTGTCACTACTAGTAACGGAAGGTGGAAGATTGTTGAGGGTCTTACTATCTCCGACTTTGCTCGTGAAAAACTTGACTTAACAGGCAAGGAGCTAGTTGAAGAGAAACAAGATGCTTTGGACGTCTGCAAAGATTAA
- the Mdh1 gene encoding malate dehydrogenase, cytoplasmic isoform X1, which translates to MPFLCCGSSDSKDLDTTAVNVTKSEKTIRSSHVSRAAPIKVVVTGAAGQIAYSLLYQVASGAVFGPDQPVFLHLLDIAPMMGVLEGVVMELADCALPLLAGVLPTANPEEAFKDVAAAFLVGAMPRREGMERKDLLSANVRIFKEQGQALDKVARKDVKVLVVGNPANTNALICSKYAPSIPKENFTAMTRLDQNRAQSQLAAKIGVPVQDVKNVIIWGNHSSTQFPDASNAVVKVGGAEKPVPAAVNDDNYLKTTFVSTVQKRGAAVIAARKMSSALSAAKAASDHMRDWFLGSGDRWVSMGVISDGSYGTPRDVVYSFPVTTSNGRWKIVEGLTISDFAREKLDLTGKELVEEKQDALDVCKD; encoded by the exons ATGCCCTTCTTATGTTGTGGATCATCTGATTCTAAGGATCTAGATACAACTGCAGTAAATGTTACTAAATCAGAAAAAACTATACGAAGCAGCCATGTATCAAgg gcTGCACCAATCAAAGTTGTTGTTACgggagctgcaggtcaaatagCCTACTCCCTCCTGTACCAGGTTGCTTCTGGTGCTGTATTCGGCCCGGACCAGCCTGTATTCCTCCACCTTCTTGATATTGCTCCCATGATGGGAGTTTTAGAAGGTGTTGTTATGGAACTCGCAGACTGTGCCTTACCACTTCTTGCCGGTGTCCTACCTACTGCTAACCCTGAGGAAGCATTTAAGGATGTAGCTGCTGCTTTCCTTGTTGGTGCCATGCCAAGACGGGAAGGTATGGAGAGGAAGGACCTCCTCTCTGCCAATGTTCGCATTTTCAAAGAGCAAGGTCAGGCTCTAGACAAAGTTGCCCGTAAGGATGTAAAAGTCCTGGTGGTCGGTAACCCTGCTAACACAAATGCTTTAATCTGCTCTAAATATGCACCATCCATCCCTAAAGAAAACTTCACAGCCATGACCCGTCTCGATCAGAACCGTGCCCAATCTCAGCTTGCTGCAAAAATTGGTGTTCCTGTCCAGGATGTCAAGAATGTAATTATTTGGGGAAACCACTCATCCACACAGTTCCCTGATGCATCGAATGCTGTAGTTAAAGTTGGTGGTGCAGAGAAGCCTGTCCCAGCAGCTGTAAATGACGATAACTACTTGAAGACTACCTTCGTTTCAACTGTACAGAAGCGAGGTGCTGCCGTTATAGCTGCAAGGAAAATGTCATCTGCATTGTCAGCTGCCAAAGCGGCTTCTGACCATATGAGGGATTGGTTCCTGGGATCTGGTGATCGTTGGGTTAGCATGGGGGTCATTTCTGATGGATCATATGGAACACCCAGAGATGTTGTGTACTCATTCCCTGTCACTACTAGTAACGGAAGGTGGAAGATTGTTGAGGGTCTTACTATCTCCGACTTTGCTCGTGAAAAACTTGACTTAACAGGCAAGGAGCTAGTTGAAGAGAAACAAGATGCTTTGGACGTCTGCAAAGATTAA